The genomic segment AGAGTCTGGCAACCCTGAAATATGCCGGTGAGAATATCTTTAAAGTGCTGCTTCCTGCCGTTGATAATTTGGAGCGTGCTGTTGCCCATGCGGGTGCAGATGGTACAACTGCTGAGCAAGGTTTTCCTGCTCTGCGGGAGGGTGTTGAACTTACCCTTAAGAGCCTTGTTGGTATTCTTGAAAAGTTTGAGGTAAAGGCCGTAGATAGTTTGGGTGTGCCCTTTGACCCTGCTCAGCAGGAAGCTCTGACCATGGAACCAAGTGAAACTGTGCCTGCCAATCATGTGACCACTGTTTTTGAAAAGGGTTATTATTATAAGGATCGACTCTTGCGTCCGGCAAAGGTTGTTGTTTCTTCGGGGGTATCGGTTGGTTAGATGCTGTTATCTGTCTTGAAAAGGCAAATCTTTAAGAAAAATGAGAGATGATGGGGCTCTTTTCTTGACAAATAAATGAAGATGACAACATTGTAGTCTGTTAAATAAAGCGGGATTTACTAGCACGAATAGAAAGGGCTAGTGATCTGATACGATTGATATATAGGAGAAAAAAACGATGGGAAAGATTATCGGAATCGATCTGGGAACCACTAACTCTTGTGTTTCCGTAATGGAAGGTGGCGAGCCGAAGGTTATTGCCAACGTAGAGGGAAATAGAACAACTCCTTCCGTTGTCGCATTTGCGGATAATGATGAGCGTCTGGTAGGTATGATCGCTAAGCGTCAGGCTGTAACAAATCCTGAGCGTACCGTCTATGCAGCAAAAAGACTTATCGGTCGTAAGTTCACCGACGCTGAAGTTCAGCGCTCCCAAGAGGTAAGCCCTTTTGATATAGTAGAAGGCATCAGTGGTAGTGTTGCCATACAAGTTGAGGGTCATAAATATCGCCCAGCCGAGATCTCGGCCATGGTACTTGGTAAGATGAAGCAGACCGCCGAGGAGTATCTTGGCGAAGAGGTAACCGAGGCTGTTGTTACCGTACCTGCATATTTCAATGATTCACAGCGTCAGGCAACCAAGGATGCAGGTAAGATTGCAGGGCTTGATGTAAAACGTATTATCAACGAGCCAACTGCGGCTTCTCTTGCCTACGGCCTTGATAAGAAGGTTGAAGAAAAGATTGCGGTATTCGATCTTGGTGGCGGTACCTTTGATGTATCCGTTCTCGAAATCGGTGATGGTGTTTTCGAAGTAAAATCAACCAACGGTGATACTTTCCTTGGTGGTGAAGATTTCGATATGCGTATTGTTCATTGGCTTGCCGACGAGTTCAAACGCGAGCAGGGAATTGATCTTCGTAGCGACAAAATGGCCCTTCAGCGTCTTAAGGAAGAGGCTGAGAAGGCAAAAATGGAGCTTTCTACCACCGTAGAGACCGACATTAACCTGCCATTTATCACCGCTGATGCAAGCGGTCCTAAGCATTTGAACATTAAGCTGAGCCGTTCAAAATTCGAAACATTGGTAGAAGATCTTGTTGAGCGTACCGTAGGTCCATGTAAGACCGCTCTTAAAGATGCTGGCCTTTCTGCTTCTCAAATCGACGAGGTTATCCTTGTTGGTGGTATGAGCCGTATGCCAATGGTTCAGAAGAAGGTTGTGGAAATTTTTGGTAAAGAGCCACACAAGGGAGTTAATCCCGATGAGGTTGTAGCCATTGGTGCTGCAATTCAGGGTGGAGTTCTTCAGGGTGATGTAAAAGACGTTCTTCTTCTCGATGTAACGCCTCTTTCTCTTGGTATTGAAACCCTTGGTGGTGTAACCACTAAGCTTATCGAGAAAAACACCACCGTTCCAACCAAGAAGAGCCAGGTATTCTCTACTGCAGCTGACAATCAGCCAGCAGTTTCTATCCACGTGCTCCAAGGTGAGCGTGAGATGGCAGAGGGTAATAAGACCATTGGTCGTTTTGAGCTTGCCGATATTCCAACGGCACCTCGCGGTGTACCTCAGATCGAGGTGACCTTTGACCTTGATGCAAACGGTATTCTCAACGTATCTGCAAAGGATATGGGAACCGGCAAAGAGCAGTCTATTAAGATTACCGCCTCTTCCGGACTTACCGATGAAGAGATCGATCGTATGACCAAGGACGCCGAGCTCCACGCCGATGAAGATAAGAAGCGTAAAGAGTTGGTTGAAGCTCGTAACTCTGCAGATGGTTTGATCCACTCCACCGAGAAGACCCTTAAGGATCTTGGCGATAAGGTAGATGCTGAAACCAAAGAGAACGTAGAGAAAGAGATTGCAAACGTAAAGACCGCACTCGAAGGCGATGATGTTGAGGCAATTAAGGCAGCTATTGAGGCCCTTACTGCCGCTTCTCATAAGCTTGCCGAGCTTATGTATCAGCAAGCATCTCAGGAAACCCCTGGTGATGGCGATGCTGGTGCTGCTGGTGCAAAGAAAAAAGATGATGATGACGTTGTTGATGCAGACTACGAAGAAGTGAAGTAATACTTTTTTCATCGGCTTGAAAAGGGGAGTGGGGATATATTCCTTACTCCCCCTTTTTTTTATTTTCGGTTATGATACTATGCATAGAAACTTGACTGCTTACAATTATTAAATTTAGTGAAAGAGATTATGAAAATATTATCTGGAATACAACCCTCTGGCCAGCTTCATATTGGTAATTATTTTGGTATGATGCAAACAATGATAGATCAGATGGAGAGCTCTGATCTCCATGTCTTCATTGTGGATTATCATGCCCTGACAAGTGTCCGTGATCCGAAGGTCCTGGCTAAGGGTACCCTGGAGGCGGCGGCAGATTTTCTTGCCCTTGGTCTTGATCCCGACAAATGTACCTTTTGGGTGCAGTCGGATGTGCCGGCGGTATGTGAACTTATGTGGCTGCTTTCCGTGTTGACGCCCATGGGTCTGGTAGAGCGTTGTCATTCCTATAAGGATAAGGTTGCCAAGGGTATTCAGGCAAGTCATGGTCTCTTCTCGTATCCGGTTTTGATGGCAGCAGATATTCTTCTCTATCAGGCAGACATTGTACCGGTAGGTAAGGATCAGAAACAGCATCTTGAGTTTGCCCGTGATCTTGCTCAAAAATTTAATAATGAGTACGGCGAGACCTTTACCATTCCAGAGCCGGGTATCAGCAAGCATACAGCCACTATTCCGGGGCTTGATGGCCAGAAAATGTCAAAATCCTATGGCAATACTATTCCCATATTTTCTGAGGGCAAGCCTCTGAAGAAACGGGTTATGGCCATTGAGACCGATGCTAAGGGAATTGAAGAGCCTAAGGATCCTGATAGCTGTAATCTCTATCAACTGCTTAAGCTTTTTGCCACTCCGGATCGCCTTGCTGAAATTCGTGGTCTCTATGTTAACGGTGGCGCAGCCTATGGTTATCTTAAGCTTGAACTTCTTGACCTGCTCAACGATAAATTTGGCGCTGCCCGTCAGAAAAAGGCAGAGTATCTTGCCGATCCGGCAGAGCTTCGTCGCATTTTGGCGAAGGGTGCTGAAAAGGCCCGGGCCAAGGCAGCTGTGACCATTGATTTGGTACGGGAGAGGGTTGGCATCAAATATTAAAGCTAGCTCTTAAGCTCTTGTTCTGTAGAGAAGGCCTTGCAGGGGAGTTGATTTGAGGCTTGAGCGGGAGAGTTGACAAAAAAAAGGCCGTCTCCAAGGAGACGGCCTTTTTTATGCGACTATGGGAGCCTATTTAAAATCAACAAGCTCAACATCAAATACCATGGTGGCATTGGCAGGGATTGGACCACGACCTGCAGCACCATAACCAAGCTTGGCCGGGATGATCAGGACGCGTTTCTCGCCTTTTGTCATGGAGAGAAGGGCTTCGTCCCAACCTGAGATAACCTGGCCACGGCCAACTGGGAAATCGATGGGCTGACCACGATCAACGGAGCTGTCAAACTTGGTTCCGTCAAGAAGCTTACCTGTGTAGTGAACGGTAACAACATCGCCCACATTTGGGGTCGCCTCGCCT from the Desulfotalea psychrophila LSv54 genome contains:
- a CDS encoding nucleotide exchange factor GrpE; the encoded protein is MNEKVKKEELKEEQEGVAEELISGVADSAGEEVPVEKTLEEQLAEAKAEVAQLHDSMLRMAAESENFKKRIRRESLATLKYAGENIFKVLLPAVDNLERAVAHAGADGTTAEQGFPALREGVELTLKSLVGILEKFEVKAVDSLGVPFDPAQQEALTMEPSETVPANHVTTVFEKGYYYKDRLLRPAKVVVSSGVSVG
- the dnaK gene encoding molecular chaperone DnaK, which produces MGKIIGIDLGTTNSCVSVMEGGEPKVIANVEGNRTTPSVVAFADNDERLVGMIAKRQAVTNPERTVYAAKRLIGRKFTDAEVQRSQEVSPFDIVEGISGSVAIQVEGHKYRPAEISAMVLGKMKQTAEEYLGEEVTEAVVTVPAYFNDSQRQATKDAGKIAGLDVKRIINEPTAASLAYGLDKKVEEKIAVFDLGGGTFDVSVLEIGDGVFEVKSTNGDTFLGGEDFDMRIVHWLADEFKREQGIDLRSDKMALQRLKEEAEKAKMELSTTVETDINLPFITADASGPKHLNIKLSRSKFETLVEDLVERTVGPCKTALKDAGLSASQIDEVILVGGMSRMPMVQKKVVEIFGKEPHKGVNPDEVVAIGAAIQGGVLQGDVKDVLLLDVTPLSLGIETLGGVTTKLIEKNTTVPTKKSQVFSTAADNQPAVSIHVLQGEREMAEGNKTIGRFELADIPTAPRGVPQIEVTFDLDANGILNVSAKDMGTGKEQSIKITASSGLTDEEIDRMTKDAELHADEDKKRKELVEARNSADGLIHSTEKTLKDLGDKVDAETKENVEKEIANVKTALEGDDVEAIKAAIEALTAASHKLAELMYQQASQETPGDGDAGAAGAKKKDDDDVVDADYEEVK
- the trpS gene encoding tryptophan--tRNA ligase, with translation MKILSGIQPSGQLHIGNYFGMMQTMIDQMESSDLHVFIVDYHALTSVRDPKVLAKGTLEAAADFLALGLDPDKCTFWVQSDVPAVCELMWLLSVLTPMGLVERCHSYKDKVAKGIQASHGLFSYPVLMAADILLYQADIVPVGKDQKQHLEFARDLAQKFNNEYGETFTIPEPGISKHTATIPGLDGQKMSKSYGNTIPIFSEGKPLKKRVMAIETDAKGIEEPKDPDSCNLYQLLKLFATPDRLAEIRGLYVNGGAAYGYLKLELLDLLNDKFGAARQKKAEYLADPAELRRILAKGAEKARAKAAVTIDLVRERVGIKY